The Catenulispora sp. GP43 genome includes a region encoding these proteins:
- a CDS encoding methyltransferase domain-containing protein, with amino-acid sequence MHPFSDVDASGRAAELVEYLDRTDRGLHAPKETLRAGLDLPPGGRVLDLGCGAGHELVQLERAGFQAYGVDPSAAMVSASRERLAGHGFTARLALADGQRLPYADGFFDGCRIERVLQHVPDPSAALGQALRVLRPGGRIAVLEPDWASVTLASADAEAARAVAREAGGGIAHRAVGRHLRRLLAEAGFQDVRIEVELVVYSSIGDLSGVISLERAAARACDAGRIDEARAAAWLAEQRELSERGMFHATFHRSVLAWARRPAGVPAAA; translated from the coding sequence GTGCACCCCTTCTCGGACGTCGACGCAAGCGGCCGCGCCGCCGAACTCGTCGAATACCTCGACCGCACTGATCGCGGGCTGCACGCGCCGAAGGAGACCCTCAGGGCCGGCCTGGACCTGCCCCCGGGCGGTCGCGTCCTGGACCTCGGATGCGGGGCCGGGCACGAACTCGTCCAGCTGGAACGGGCCGGGTTCCAGGCCTATGGCGTGGACCCCAGCGCGGCGATGGTGAGCGCGAGCCGGGAGCGGCTGGCCGGGCACGGGTTCACGGCCCGGCTGGCGCTGGCCGACGGGCAGCGGCTGCCCTACGCCGACGGCTTCTTCGACGGATGCCGGATCGAGCGGGTCCTGCAGCACGTGCCGGACCCGTCGGCGGCGCTGGGGCAGGCGCTCCGGGTGCTGAGGCCCGGCGGGAGGATCGCGGTCCTGGAGCCGGACTGGGCATCGGTGACTCTGGCCTCCGCGGACGCCGAGGCGGCCCGGGCCGTCGCCCGAGAGGCCGGCGGCGGCATCGCCCACCGTGCCGTCGGCCGGCACCTGCGCCGGCTGCTGGCCGAGGCCGGATTCCAGGACGTGCGCATCGAGGTCGAGCTCGTCGTCTACTCCTCGATCGGCGACCTGTCCGGCGTCATCTCCCTGGAACGTGCCGCCGCGCGGGCGTGCGACGCCGGCCGGATCGACGAGGCGCGCGCCGCCGCCTGGCTGGCCGAACAGCGGGAACTCTCCGAGCGCGGCATGTTCCACGCCACGTTCCACCGCTCCGTCCTCGCCTGGGCCCGCCGTCCCGCTGGCGTCCCGGCGGCGGCATGA
- a CDS encoding SDR family NAD(P)-dependent oxidoreductase: MTGRTVLITGTSSGIGLATAIACARDGFATVATMRDPARAGALLAAAQDAGVEVDVRQLDVTDPDSVQTCMTDVEKAYGRLDALVNNAGVASSDPTMEMSTMAALRANMEVNFFGVIAVSRLAMPLLRASGGRLVTVGSVHGVVGQPFNESYCAAKAAVEGFMEALAPVAAAQGVTVSLVVPGFVPDTSFGIFPDADRSTIQAASGVYASTFADYIGWISAQGWETAAQPAREVAEVVLRTLTEDDPAFRIPTSRWAQDYIAPKLADADGSVIQSLARTWIGLQ; this comes from the coding sequence ATGACCGGCCGGACCGTACTGATCACCGGGACCTCCTCGGGCATCGGCCTGGCGACCGCGATCGCCTGCGCGCGCGACGGCTTCGCGACCGTGGCGACCATGCGCGATCCGGCGCGGGCCGGCGCGTTGCTCGCCGCCGCGCAGGACGCCGGGGTCGAGGTGGATGTCCGGCAGCTCGACGTCACCGACCCGGATTCCGTCCAGACCTGCATGACCGACGTGGAGAAGGCCTACGGCCGACTCGACGCCCTGGTCAACAACGCCGGAGTGGCCAGCTCCGACCCCACGATGGAGATGTCCACGATGGCCGCGCTGCGCGCGAACATGGAAGTGAACTTCTTCGGGGTGATCGCGGTGAGCCGGTTGGCCATGCCGCTGCTGCGGGCCTCCGGCGGCCGGCTGGTGACGGTCGGGAGTGTGCACGGGGTGGTCGGGCAGCCGTTCAACGAGTCCTACTGCGCGGCGAAGGCCGCGGTCGAGGGATTCATGGAGGCTTTGGCGCCGGTCGCCGCTGCCCAGGGCGTGACGGTCTCGCTCGTGGTGCCGGGCTTCGTGCCGGACACCTCGTTCGGCATCTTCCCGGACGCCGACCGCTCGACGATCCAGGCCGCCTCGGGCGTGTACGCGTCCACCTTCGCCGACTACATCGGCTGGATCTCGGCCCAGGGGTGGGAGACCGCGGCCCAGCCGGCGCGCGAGGTCGCCGAGGTCGTCCTCCGGACCCTGACCGAGGACGATCCCGCCTTCCGGATCCCCACCAGCCGGTGGGCCCAGGACTACATCGCCCCCAAGCTGGCCGACGCGGACGGCTCGGTCATCCAGTCGCTGGCTCGCACCTGGATCGGCCTTCAGTAG
- a CDS encoding phenylacetate--CoA ligase family protein codes for MPQKSLQELVDFARKHSPFYAEAYKDVPATISHITQLPVVDQAAFWVANRWPENTLLTGPLTDAGVYKTGGTTGAPKFSPWTRGEHADAVTAFGAGMVRAGLKPGHRVANLMASGELYSGMLFMEHGLHASPVENVRFPVGSATPDEAIAELIDNFQIQVLVGEPMKLSAVAECVIKREQDAASVELVLFAGDLMFDDLRPILARAFPKATVASIGLASVDAGLVAAPVPGPDVRVHEEFANRTLVEIVDDETGEPITAEGVPGRLLVTNLFRTLMPIIRYPVGDRAEWADVERRHFRLVGRSIEGARVGTIAMPTEDVRAALIAADPEHHMTGMQMVQRRWDGRDGLILRLGYTTEQPPPELTQRLLDAVHAARPDYPQYAADGIIHELVIEWVPRGELVTNPRTGKLRQVLDERPSA; via the coding sequence ATGCCTCAGAAATCATTGCAGGAACTGGTCGACTTCGCCAGGAAGCACTCGCCGTTCTACGCGGAGGCGTACAAAGACGTCCCGGCCACGATCTCGCACATCACCCAGCTCCCGGTCGTCGACCAGGCCGCGTTCTGGGTCGCGAACCGATGGCCGGAGAACACTCTGCTGACCGGTCCGCTCACCGATGCCGGCGTCTACAAGACCGGCGGGACCACGGGAGCGCCGAAGTTCTCGCCGTGGACCCGCGGCGAGCACGCCGACGCGGTGACGGCGTTCGGCGCCGGGATGGTGCGCGCCGGGCTGAAGCCGGGGCACCGAGTGGCGAACCTGATGGCGTCCGGCGAGCTGTACAGCGGGATGTTGTTCATGGAGCACGGGCTGCACGCCTCGCCGGTGGAGAACGTCCGCTTCCCGGTCGGGTCTGCGACGCCCGACGAGGCGATCGCGGAGCTGATCGACAACTTCCAGATCCAGGTCCTGGTCGGCGAGCCGATGAAGTTGAGCGCCGTCGCCGAATGCGTCATCAAGCGCGAGCAGGACGCCGCCTCGGTGGAACTGGTGCTGTTCGCCGGGGACCTGATGTTCGACGACCTGCGCCCGATCCTGGCCCGCGCGTTCCCCAAGGCCACGGTCGCCTCGATCGGCCTGGCCTCGGTCGACGCCGGCCTGGTCGCGGCCCCCGTCCCCGGCCCCGACGTCCGGGTCCACGAGGAGTTCGCGAACCGCACGCTGGTGGAGATCGTCGACGACGAGACCGGCGAGCCGATCACCGCCGAGGGCGTCCCGGGGCGGCTCCTGGTCACCAACCTGTTCCGCACCCTGATGCCCATCATCCGCTACCCGGTCGGCGACCGCGCGGAGTGGGCCGACGTGGAACGCCGCCACTTCCGCCTGGTCGGCCGCTCGATCGAGGGGGCGCGCGTCGGCACCATCGCGATGCCGACCGAGGACGTGCGCGCGGCGCTGATCGCGGCCGACCCGGAGCACCACATGACGGGGATGCAGATGGTGCAGCGGCGGTGGGACGGCCGGGACGGCCTGATCCTGCGCCTGGGCTACACGACGGAGCAGCCCCCGCCGGAGCTCACACAGCGGCTGCTCGACGCCGTTCACGCCGCGCGACCGGACTACCCGCAGTACGCGGCGGACGGGATCATCCACGAGCTGGTCATCGAGTGGGTCCCCCGCGGCGAATTGGTCACGAACCCGCGGACCGGGAAGCTACGGCAGGTGTTGGACGAGCGACCGTCCGCATAA
- the prpB gene encoding methylisocitrate lyase, producing the protein MLHTRTTPAEKRRAFRDRLASGRLIRMPGAVNPLSARLIQETGFEAMYLSGAVFSADLALPDIGLTTSTELADRARQIARVSDLPLLVDADTGFGEPMNAARTVQLLEDAGAAGLHLEDQVNPKRCGHLDGKSVVPREEMVRRVRAAVSARRDPDFVIMARTDARAVEGLDAAIERAKAYVDAGADAIFPEALADEAEFAAFRAAVEVPLLANMTEFGKGRLLTAETLAELGYNIVLYPVTLLRLAMGAIEDGLRTLAAEGSQESLLPRMQTRSRLYELLDYAAYSSFDASVFDFTLP; encoded by the coding sequence ATGCTGCACACCCGCACCACCCCGGCCGAAAAGCGCCGCGCCTTCCGCGACCGCCTCGCCTCCGGACGCCTGATCCGGATGCCCGGAGCGGTCAACCCGCTGTCGGCGCGGCTGATCCAGGAGACCGGATTCGAAGCGATGTATCTGTCCGGCGCGGTGTTCTCCGCCGACCTGGCGCTGCCCGACATCGGCCTGACCACCTCGACGGAACTGGCCGACCGGGCCCGCCAGATCGCCCGCGTCAGCGACCTCCCGCTGCTGGTCGACGCCGACACCGGCTTCGGCGAGCCGATGAACGCCGCGCGCACCGTGCAGCTGCTGGAGGACGCCGGCGCCGCCGGCCTGCACCTGGAGGACCAGGTCAACCCCAAGCGCTGCGGCCACCTGGACGGCAAGAGCGTGGTGCCGCGCGAGGAGATGGTGCGCCGGGTGCGAGCCGCCGTCTCGGCCCGGCGTGACCCGGACTTCGTCATCATGGCCCGCACCGACGCGCGGGCTGTGGAAGGACTCGACGCCGCGATCGAGCGCGCGAAGGCCTACGTCGACGCCGGCGCGGACGCGATCTTTCCTGAAGCCCTTGCCGACGAAGCGGAATTCGCCGCGTTCCGAGCAGCGGTGGAGGTGCCGCTGCTGGCCAACATGACCGAGTTCGGCAAGGGCCGGTTGCTGACCGCCGAGACGCTGGCCGAGCTCGGCTACAACATCGTGCTCTATCCGGTGACGTTGCTGCGGTTGGCCATGGGCGCCATCGAGGACGGGCTCCGGACGCTGGCCGCTGAGGGGAGCCAGGAATCGCTGCTGCCGCGCATGCAGACTCGTTCGCGGCTGTATGAGCTGTTGGATTACGCGGCGTATTCGAGCTTTGACGCATCCGTCTTCGACTTCACGCTGCCGTGA
- a CDS encoding maleylpyruvate isomerase family mycothiol-dependent enzyme, producing the protein MIEAIRSSSARVIRALSAMDDREARQPSALPGWTRAHVVGHLIQSGDAYLWLMAVARDGVEPWPRAERAAMARELEDLAARPVAELVDGLADRMDRLVRVSEVMPVERWDTLVQALAGWRHPAWYILRRCLRELETHHLDLDVGYRTDDWPAPYVAWALEDTLSTLAARGFPLARVEAVDLERSWALSDAGPVVSGPGHAVLGWLSGRRGGAGLSAQELPAAPAWPMPPTPGWG; encoded by the coding sequence ATGATCGAGGCGATCCGCAGCTCCAGCGCCCGCGTCATCAGGGCCCTGAGCGCGATGGACGACCGCGAGGCGCGCCAGCCCTCCGCGTTGCCGGGGTGGACCCGGGCCCACGTGGTCGGCCATCTCATCCAGAGCGGCGACGCCTACCTGTGGCTGATGGCCGTGGCGCGCGACGGCGTCGAACCCTGGCCGCGGGCTGAGCGCGCGGCGATGGCGCGGGAGCTGGAGGACCTGGCCGCACGGCCCGTTGCCGAACTCGTCGATGGCCTCGCCGACCGGATGGACCGGCTGGTGCGGGTGTCCGAGGTGATGCCCGTCGAGCGGTGGGACACGCTGGTCCAGGCACTGGCGGGTTGGCGGCATCCCGCCTGGTACATCCTGCGTCGATGCCTGCGCGAGTTGGAGACCCACCACCTCGATCTCGACGTCGGCTACCGCACCGACGACTGGCCCGCGCCGTATGTCGCCTGGGCGCTGGAGGACACCCTCAGCACCCTCGCCGCGCGCGGCTTCCCGCTCGCCCGGGTCGAGGCCGTCGACCTCGAACGCTCGTGGGCGCTCTCCGACGCCGGACCGGTGGTATCCGGGCCCGGTCACGCCGTGCTGGGGTGGCTCAGCGGGCGCCGCGGCGGCGCCGGGCTGAGCGCGCAGGAGCTGCCCGCGGCGCCGGCCTGGCCGATGCCGCCGACGCCCGGTTGGGGCTGA
- a CDS encoding SigE family RNA polymerase sigma factor — MGRQSKRTDLDADFTEFVEANAHRIRALAQWLSGDPDRAADLAQSALERTYVRWGRIQSGDPMAYVRKALLNQQRDWWRRRRRRPEWPTAEVPDVRFQDDHAVGHARRDVMLAALGQLTVRERQVLVLRYYADLSDEQIAAEVGVAVGTVKSTSARGLRKMRVLLSSAGAPVPVDW; from the coding sequence GTGGGACGACAAAGCAAGCGAACCGACCTCGACGCGGACTTCACCGAGTTCGTGGAGGCGAACGCCCACCGCATCCGCGCTCTGGCCCAGTGGCTGAGCGGTGATCCGGACCGGGCCGCCGATCTCGCGCAGTCGGCTTTGGAGCGTACGTACGTGCGCTGGGGGCGTATCCAGTCCGGTGATCCGATGGCGTACGTCCGCAAAGCCCTGCTCAACCAGCAGCGTGACTGGTGGCGCCGGCGCCGGCGCCGGCCGGAGTGGCCGACGGCCGAGGTGCCGGATGTGCGCTTCCAGGACGACCATGCGGTCGGCCATGCGCGGCGGGACGTGATGCTCGCGGCGTTGGGGCAGCTCACGGTGCGGGAGCGGCAGGTGCTGGTGCTCCGGTACTACGCGGACCTGAGCGATGAGCAGATCGCCGCCGAGGTCGGGGTGGCCGTGGGCACGGTGAAGAGCACTTCGGCGCGGGGGTTGCGCAAGATGCGCGTCCTGCTCAGCTCGGCCGGGGCGCCTGTTCCGGTCGATTGGTGA
- a CDS encoding NAD(P)-binding domain-containing protein, translated as MVVGAGHAGLAVSRFLSARSVDHLVLERGEVGNSWRRERWDSLRLLTPNWLSRLPDHPYQGPDPDGYMTAGEVAEFIGGFAAASRAPVRTGTRVTSVRPAEDGYRVRTWSSAGTENGEIQARTVVLASGACNIPTVPAFKDALPESIRQLTPFDYTGPAELPDGGVLVVGGSATGVQVAAELRRSGRPVVLSTGEHVRLPRTYRGRDVLWWMQASGVWDQRHDEVDDLERARALPSPQLVGTPERATLDLNTLIALGVEPVGRWAAVRDGAALFSGGLRNVCSLADLKMERLLDTFDAWARKRRGRDDGPDQEPERFAPTRVPDSVRLRLDLRGGEIRTVVWATGFRPDYGWLDVPVLDGKGRLRHVGGVVTDAPGLYAVGLPVLRRRKSTFIHGAEDDAREVVDHLADYLAGRH; from the coding sequence GTGGTGGTCGGGGCCGGGCACGCGGGCCTGGCCGTCAGCCGCTTCCTGTCCGCCCGGTCCGTCGACCATCTCGTCCTCGAACGTGGCGAGGTGGGCAACTCCTGGCGCCGCGAGCGGTGGGACTCGCTGCGCCTGCTGACCCCCAACTGGCTGAGCCGGCTGCCGGACCATCCCTACCAGGGCCCTGATCCCGACGGCTACATGACCGCCGGCGAGGTCGCCGAGTTCATCGGCGGCTTCGCCGCGGCCTCGCGCGCGCCGGTGCGCACCGGTACGCGGGTCACTTCGGTGCGCCCGGCGGAGGACGGGTACCGGGTGCGGACGTGGTCTTCGGCTGGCACCGAGAACGGCGAGATCCAGGCGCGGACCGTCGTCCTCGCCAGCGGCGCGTGCAACATCCCGACGGTCCCGGCGTTCAAGGACGCGCTTCCGGAGTCCATCAGACAGCTGACACCCTTCGACTACACCGGGCCGGCCGAGCTGCCGGACGGCGGCGTGCTCGTCGTCGGCGGATCGGCCACCGGGGTGCAGGTGGCGGCCGAGCTGCGGCGGTCGGGGCGGCCGGTGGTGCTCTCGACGGGGGAGCATGTGCGGCTGCCCAGGACTTACCGGGGCCGGGACGTTCTGTGGTGGATGCAGGCCTCCGGGGTCTGGGACCAGCGCCACGACGAGGTCGATGATCTGGAGCGGGCGCGTGCTCTGCCCTCGCCGCAGCTCGTCGGGACTCCTGAGCGTGCGACGCTCGATCTCAACACCCTGATCGCTCTCGGGGTCGAGCCGGTGGGCCGGTGGGCGGCGGTCCGCGACGGCGCCGCGTTGTTCTCGGGCGGCCTGCGCAACGTGTGCTCGCTGGCGGATCTGAAGATGGAGCGGCTGCTGGACACGTTCGACGCGTGGGCTCGTAAGCGCCGGGGCCGGGACGACGGCCCGGACCAGGAGCCCGAGCGGTTCGCGCCGACGCGGGTGCCCGACTCGGTGCGACTCCGGCTCGATCTGCGCGGCGGGGAGATCCGGACGGTCGTGTGGGCCACGGGCTTCCGGCCCGACTACGGCTGGCTCGACGTGCCGGTGCTCGACGGCAAGGGGCGGCTGCGGCACGTCGGCGGGGTGGTGACGGACGCCCCCGGGCTGTACGCCGTCGGGCTGCCCGTGCTGCGGCGGCGCAAGTCGACGTTCATCCACGGCGCCGAGGACGATGCCCGGGAGGTCGTCGACCATCTGGCGGATTACCTGGCGGGACGGCATTGA
- a CDS encoding MFS transporter — MSRRSPANLGRGFNLFWTGQTVSMAGDKVTVFVVPALMIFALHASALQVGIVSMAQYLGIPLVGPVAGVLVDRWDKRRTMLTCDLVRLAAVAVIPLAYWRHFLSTPLLFGCVAVVSGATIFFNIGYLVAVPAVVSEDHVVGAYSRLEGSGSVTDVAGPSIAAGLYSALGVGALFVDAASYLISAASFRFMQPWGTKTVTAGSIRERLTLGFRLNWADPVLRRVVVAAVTLNAGGPVFVTVLPILAYRGLHLSTGAFGAAMSIAAVGALVGALIAPKIAKRFGLGRTFAWSLLAHNLVGLGILAAPALPPTAVIAVTMAGYGFCMSCINVCSAPARQSRMSAENQGVMHAAYRVFTWGVIPVAALVGGLGVSLLTGSMGVLDASRVMMAGGTLLAALSFLSAIRIQPLLDAAEAERAVETGAGAGAGDGDGAGAGAGAELAGSAS; from the coding sequence GTGAGCAGGCGCTCGCCGGCGAACCTGGGGCGCGGGTTCAACCTGTTCTGGACCGGCCAGACGGTCAGCATGGCCGGCGACAAGGTCACGGTGTTCGTGGTGCCGGCCCTGATGATCTTCGCGCTGCACGCGAGCGCGCTGCAGGTCGGGATCGTCTCCATGGCCCAGTACCTGGGCATCCCGCTGGTCGGGCCGGTCGCCGGGGTGCTGGTGGACCGCTGGGACAAGCGTCGCACGATGCTGACCTGCGACCTCGTCCGGCTGGCCGCGGTGGCGGTGATTCCGCTCGCGTACTGGCGGCACTTCCTGTCCACGCCACTGCTGTTCGGCTGCGTCGCGGTGGTGAGCGGCGCGACGATCTTCTTCAACATCGGCTACCTGGTGGCCGTGCCCGCGGTGGTGAGCGAGGACCACGTGGTCGGCGCCTACTCCCGGTTGGAGGGCAGCGGTTCGGTGACCGACGTGGCCGGGCCGTCGATCGCGGCCGGGCTCTACAGCGCCCTCGGCGTGGGCGCGCTGTTCGTGGACGCCGCCAGCTACCTGATATCCGCGGCCTCCTTCCGCTTCATGCAGCCCTGGGGCACCAAGACGGTCACCGCCGGGTCGATCCGGGAGCGCCTGACCCTGGGCTTCAGGCTGAACTGGGCCGACCCGGTGCTGCGGCGCGTGGTCGTGGCCGCCGTGACGCTGAACGCCGGCGGGCCGGTCTTCGTCACGGTGCTGCCGATCCTGGCCTACCGGGGCCTGCACCTGTCGACCGGCGCTTTCGGCGCGGCGATGTCGATCGCCGCGGTCGGCGCGCTGGTCGGCGCCCTCATCGCGCCCAAGATCGCCAAGCGCTTCGGCCTGGGCCGGACCTTCGCGTGGTCGCTGCTGGCGCACAACCTGGTCGGACTCGGGATCCTCGCCGCGCCGGCGCTGCCGCCGACCGCGGTGATCGCGGTGACCATGGCCGGCTACGGGTTCTGCATGTCGTGTATCAACGTGTGCAGCGCTCCGGCGCGGCAGTCGCGGATGTCGGCGGAGAACCAGGGCGTCATGCACGCCGCCTACCGGGTCTTCACCTGGGGCGTGATTCCGGTGGCCGCGCTGGTCGGCGGTCTGGGTGTCAGTCTGCTGACCGGGTCGATGGGGGTGCTGGACGCCTCCCGGGTGATGATGGCCGGCGGCACGCTGTTGGCGGCGCTGTCGTTCCTGTCGGCGATCCGGATCCAGCCGCTGCTGGACGCGGCGGAGGCGGAGCGCGCGGTCGAGACCGGTGCCGGTGCCGGTGCCGGAGACGGAGACGGTGCAGGAGCCGGGGCCGGCGCCGAGCTGGCGGGAAGCGCCTCATGA
- a CDS encoding phenylacetate--CoA ligase family protein, with the protein MTGSLSQSTAFSQSPAFSQSPEAAEPRLAVAQRSLERLRTVPALAARYDGREKILALDDIAAVPPLVKDDLNVALAYLEPKAENGATWLFQSGGSTGAPKVGYAPTGFYMAGVHAQWAPLDRDDVFVNVWGAGRMWGAHFLAAALADLCGCQVIAVGSVTAEEYTDWLAFFAARNVTAIGGTPSVLRLWFANARAAGITLPALRKVLWLGEAWQPQLEADMAAVAPEARRWGMFGSTETWVVGTNTPDCPDDTFHVLPEQLVHVGADELLDFTTLNPEMLNPVLRYQTGDAGQIVACACGRPGGAMRVLGRRDSVVQVRGLGLHVDDIVAQTERQSGVSRAQVVITENHGRALSVEVLVLADAGASVDTEQLRKDLLSSTFTLSTAFLHDPGNFRVTVTDALVSNDRTGKTSNFVVREQP; encoded by the coding sequence GTGACCGGGTCCCTTTCGCAAAGCACTGCCTTCTCGCAAAGCCCTGCCTTCTCGCAGAGCCCTGAGGCGGCCGAGCCGCGTTTGGCCGTGGCCCAGCGCTCGCTGGAGCGGCTCAGGACGGTGCCGGCGCTGGCCGCGCGCTACGACGGCCGGGAGAAGATCCTCGCGCTCGACGACATCGCCGCGGTCCCGCCGCTGGTCAAGGACGATCTCAACGTCGCCCTGGCGTATCTGGAGCCGAAGGCCGAGAACGGCGCCACCTGGCTGTTCCAGAGCGGCGGCAGCACCGGCGCGCCGAAGGTCGGCTACGCGCCCACCGGCTTCTACATGGCCGGCGTCCATGCCCAGTGGGCACCGCTGGACCGCGACGACGTGTTCGTCAACGTCTGGGGCGCCGGCCGGATGTGGGGCGCGCACTTCCTGGCCGCCGCCCTGGCCGACCTGTGCGGCTGCCAGGTGATCGCGGTCGGTTCGGTGACCGCCGAGGAGTACACCGACTGGCTGGCGTTCTTCGCCGCGCGCAACGTGACCGCGATCGGCGGGACGCCGAGCGTGCTGCGGCTGTGGTTCGCGAACGCGCGCGCCGCCGGCATCACACTCCCCGCGCTGCGCAAGGTGCTGTGGCTCGGTGAGGCGTGGCAGCCGCAGCTGGAGGCGGACATGGCGGCGGTCGCGCCCGAGGCGCGGCGGTGGGGCATGTTCGGCAGCACCGAGACCTGGGTCGTGGGGACCAACACCCCGGACTGCCCGGACGACACCTTCCACGTGCTGCCCGAACAGCTGGTGCACGTCGGCGCCGACGAGCTGCTCGACTTCACGACGCTGAACCCCGAGATGCTCAACCCGGTGCTGCGCTACCAGACCGGCGACGCCGGCCAGATCGTGGCGTGTGCGTGCGGGCGTCCGGGCGGGGCGATGCGGGTGCTGGGGCGCCGCGACAGCGTGGTGCAGGTGCGGGGCCTCGGCCTTCATGTCGACGACATCGTGGCGCAGACAGAACGACAGTCCGGTGTCTCCCGCGCGCAGGTCGTGATCACCGAGAACCACGGTCGGGCGCTGAGCGTCGAGGTGCTGGTGCTGGCCGATGCCGGCGCCTCCGTCGACACCGAGCAGCTGCGCAAGGACCTGCTGTCCTCGACGTTCACCCTGAGCACCGCCTTCCTGCACGACCCGGGCAACTTCCGGGTGACCGTCACCGACGCCCTGGTCAGCAACGACCGGACCGGCAAGACCTCGAACTTCGTGGTCCGGGAGCAGCCGTGA
- a CDS encoding PLP-dependent aminotransferase family protein — translation MPLEWSSSSPELLLTVDRTSSVPLRTQVEQALRVAIRTGRLHVGERVPSSRELAGALGLSRGLVQECYAQLQAEGYLVTRPGSATRVAAGAAVPVPAPRSAAAPHSLIADFRWGVPDLASFPMPDWLWAVREAARMMPTADLDYGDPCGSPALREVLGGYLRRVRSAAADPDRIIVCNGYAQGLNLALRVLADGGVRTVAFEDPGSPKAIGAAADAAGSTAIPVPVDEQGLDVEALAATRARAVVVTPAHQWPTGVVLAPARRLALIDWAVRHDGYIVEDEYDAEFRYDREPVGTLQGLAPDRVISIGTVSKSLAPALRIGWMLCPPALHEPLTRHKHTTDRGTATLDQIALARLIESGRFDRHLRRVRTTYAARRTALLNALSDHAPGITVTGLAAGFHAVAHLPDHADEQQVVAAARERAVGLYGMSTCRASHDVAPPRLVLGFGNVGTRAVTEGVAAIGTVLAGRT, via the coding sequence ATGCCCCTGGAGTGGTCCAGTTCCTCCCCCGAACTACTGCTGACCGTCGACCGCACAAGCAGCGTGCCCTTGCGCACCCAGGTAGAGCAGGCGCTGCGGGTCGCCATCCGCACCGGCCGACTGCACGTCGGCGAACGCGTCCCGTCCTCCCGCGAGCTCGCCGGCGCCCTGGGCCTCTCGCGCGGCCTGGTCCAGGAGTGCTACGCGCAACTCCAAGCCGAGGGCTACCTGGTGACGCGTCCCGGCTCGGCGACCCGCGTCGCCGCGGGAGCCGCGGTCCCCGTGCCGGCGCCCCGATCCGCGGCGGCGCCGCACTCCCTCATCGCGGACTTCCGCTGGGGCGTGCCGGACCTGGCCTCCTTCCCGATGCCGGACTGGCTGTGGGCTGTGCGGGAAGCCGCACGCATGATGCCGACCGCAGACCTCGACTACGGCGACCCGTGCGGCAGCCCGGCGCTGCGCGAAGTCCTGGGCGGCTACCTGCGACGCGTCCGTTCCGCGGCCGCCGATCCGGACCGGATCATCGTCTGCAACGGCTACGCCCAGGGCTTGAACCTCGCGCTGCGCGTCCTGGCGGACGGCGGCGTGCGGACCGTGGCCTTCGAGGACCCCGGCTCGCCGAAGGCCATCGGTGCGGCGGCCGACGCGGCGGGATCGACCGCGATACCGGTGCCTGTGGACGAACAGGGCCTCGATGTGGAAGCCCTGGCCGCGACGCGGGCCCGCGCGGTCGTCGTCACCCCCGCGCACCAGTGGCCCACCGGCGTCGTCCTGGCCCCGGCCCGGCGGCTCGCGCTGATCGACTGGGCCGTGCGCCACGACGGCTACATCGTCGAGGACGAATACGACGCCGAGTTCCGCTACGACCGCGAGCCGGTGGGCACGCTCCAAGGTCTGGCACCGGACCGGGTGATCTCCATCGGCACCGTCAGCAAGTCCCTGGCACCGGCCCTGCGCATCGGCTGGATGCTCTGCCCGCCGGCCCTGCACGAACCGCTCACCCGCCACAAGCACACCACCGACCGCGGCACCGCCACCCTGGACCAGATCGCCCTGGCGCGGTTGATCGAATCCGGCCGTTTCGACCGCCACCTGCGCCGCGTCCGCACCACCTACGCGGCCCGCCGGACCGCTCTGCTGAACGCGCTGTCCGACCACGCCCCCGGCATCACGGTCACCGGCCTGGCCGCCGGCTTCCACGCCGTCGCCCACCTTCCGGACCACGCCGACGAGCAACAGGTCGTCGCGGCCGCCCGGGAACGGGCCGTCGGCCTGTACGGGATGAGCACCTGCCGCGCGTCGCACGACGTCGCGCCGCCCCGGCTCGTGCTCGGCTTCGGCAACGTCGGCACGCGGGCCGTCACCGAGGGCGTCGCCGCGATCGGCACCGTTCTCGCCGGTCGGACCTGA